A single Struthio camelus isolate bStrCam1 chromosome 8, bStrCam1.hap1, whole genome shotgun sequence DNA region contains:
- the TMEM53 gene encoding transmembrane protein 53 isoform X2: protein MVFFSESFGIRSLQTPARRLLELLFDYSIENRPVLFHVFSNGGVMLYRYVLEALHTQQPFKTIKVVGTIFDSAPGRRNLRGGLRALRTVLVSTNVLLKYFLLFSFAAVAVVLRVVLYPLTRLIHESHYDALLKAPSRWPELYLYSQADAVIKASDVEYMADARQRLGVSVKAVDFSDSAHVSHMRAYPTYYSNLCMTFLSDCVRGSPR, encoded by the coding sequence ATGGTATTCTTCTCGGAATCTTTTGGCATCAGATCCCTCCAGACCCCAGCTAGGAGACTTCTGGAACTGCTCTTTGACTACAGCATCGAAAATAGACCTGTTCTGTTTCATGTTTTCAGCAATGGTGGGGTCATGCTATACCGCTATGTCCTTGAGGCACTCCACACGCAGCAGCCATTCAAGACCATCAAAGTAGTGGGCACCATTTTTGATAGTGCCCCTGGCAGAAGAAACTTGAGAGGAGGCCTTCGTGCCTTGAGAACTGTCTTGGTATCCACTAACGTGCTGCTCAAGTATTTCCTCttgttcagttttgctgctgtggCTGTCGTGCTGCGCGTCGTCCTGTACCCATTGACCCGCCTCATCCATGAGAGCCATTATGATGCCCTGCTGAAAGCACCCTCGCGATGGCCTGAGCTTTACCTCTATTCCCAAGCTGATGCAGTCATCAAGGCCAGTGATGTTGAGTACATGGCAGATGCCCGGCAGCGGCTTGGTGTCTCTGTGAAAGCTGTAGACTTTTCAGACTCCGCTCATGTCAGCCATATGCGGGCATATCCCACCTATTACAGCAACCTCTGTATGACTTTCCTGTCAGACTGTGTCAGGGGCTCACCTCGTTAG
- the TMEM53 gene encoding transmembrane protein 53 isoform X1 — protein sequence MGGRGLAAAAVELAAAVESSTGSGPAGGQPVVILLGWAGCQDKYLAKYSAIYSQKGCAIIRYTAPWRMVFFSESFGIRSLQTPARRLLELLFDYSIENRPVLFHVFSNGGVMLYRYVLEALHTQQPFKTIKVVGTIFDSAPGRRNLRGGLRALRTVLVSTNVLLKYFLLFSFAAVAVVLRVVLYPLTRLIHESHYDALLKAPSRWPELYLYSQADAVIKASDVEYMADARQRLGVSVKAVDFSDSAHVSHMRAYPTYYSNLCMTFLSDCVRGSPR from the exons ATGGGGGgccgcgggctggcggcggcggcggtggagctGGCGGCGGCCGTGG AGAGCAGCACGGGGAGCGGGCCTGCAGGCGGTCAGCCTGTGGTGATCCTTCTAGGCTGGGCAGGCTGTCAGGACAAGTACCTAGCCAAATACAGTGCAATTTACAGTCAGAAG GGGTGCGCCATCATCCGCTACACAGCTCCATGGAGGATGGTATTCTTCTCGGAATCTTTTGGCATCAGATCCCTCCAGACCCCAGCTAGGAGACTTCTGGAACTGCTCTTTGACTACAGCATCGAAAATAGACCTGTTCTGTTTCATGTTTTCAGCAATGGTGGGGTCATGCTATACCGCTATGTCCTTGAGGCACTCCACACGCAGCAGCCATTCAAGACCATCAAAGTAGTGGGCACCATTTTTGATAGTGCCCCTGGCAGAAGAAACTTGAGAGGAGGCCTTCGTGCCTTGAGAACTGTCTTGGTATCCACTAACGTGCTGCTCAAGTATTTCCTCttgttcagttttgctgctgtggCTGTCGTGCTGCGCGTCGTCCTGTACCCATTGACCCGCCTCATCCATGAGAGCCATTATGATGCCCTGCTGAAAGCACCCTCGCGATGGCCTGAGCTTTACCTCTATTCCCAAGCTGATGCAGTCATCAAGGCCAGTGATGTTGAGTACATGGCAGATGCCCGGCAGCGGCTTGGTGTCTCTGTGAAAGCTGTAGACTTTTCAGACTCCGCTCATGTCAGCCATATGCGGGCATATCCCACCTATTACAGCAACCTCTGTATGACTTTCCTGTCAGACTGTGTCAGGGGCTCACCTCGTTAG